A single window of Larimichthys crocea isolate SSNF chromosome XII, L_crocea_2.0, whole genome shotgun sequence DNA harbors:
- the LOC104918861 gene encoding heparan sulfate glucosamine 3-O-sulfotransferase 6, which produces MGCSGCRVRFNFGKVLSKVSVFFTMVLIFTYFFYCLTGLCESAPRALYSQQALDYDILDDHRRILDDLRPSPRLLPDASSYWNRTATADAEQVDAPGQQHQQQPVSDNGIPVSNTFGTKRFPQAIIIGVKKGGTRALLEFLRIHPDVRAVGAEPHFFDRFYDKGLEWYRNLMPRTLDGQITMEKTPSYFVTKEAPSRVCTMNCQTKLIVVVRDPVTRAVSDYTQTLSKNPGLPSFQSLALKNSSTGLIDTTWSAVRIGLYAKHLENWLQYFPLSHFLFVSGERLVSDPAGEMGRVQDFLGLKRVVSEKHFYFNQTKGFPCLKKPEGSSRPRCLGKSKGRPHPQISPKVLQRLRDFYRPFNHRFYQMSGQDFGWD; this is translated from the exons ATGGGATGTAGTGGATGCAGAGTCAGGTTCAACTTTGGCAAGGTGCTGTCCAAAGTCTCGGTGTTTTTTACCATGGTCCTGATCTTCACCTACTTCTTCTACTGCCTCACTGGACTTTGCGAATCGGCTCCGAGAGCTTTATACAGCCAACAAGCTTTAGACTATGACATTTTGGACGATCATCGCCGCATTCTGGACGACCTGCGACCGTCGCCGCGTCTCCTGCCCGACGCGTCGTCTTACTGGAACCGCACAGCCACCGCGGACGCAGAACAGGTGGACGCGCCTgggcagcagcaccagcagcagcctgtATCGGACAACGGCATCCCGGTGTCCAACACTTTCGGGACCAAAAGGTTTCCGCAGGCGATTATAATCGGCGTGAAGAAAGGAGGAACCCGAGCCCTGTTGGAGTTTCTCCGCATCCATCCGGACGTGAGGGCGGTCGGCGCGGAGCCTCACTTCTTCGACAGGTTTTATGATAAAGGACTGGAGTGGTACAG AAACCTGATGCCTCGGACGCTGGACGGTCAAATCACCATGGAGAAGACACCCAGTTACTTTGTCACAAAGGAGGCTCCTAGCCGTGTCTGCACTATGAATTGCCAAACCAAACTCATTGTGGTGGTCCGGGATCCTGTGACGCGGGCTGTATCTGACTACACCCAGACACTGTCCAAGAATCCAGGTCTTCCATCTTTCCAGAGCCTGGCTTTGAAAAACTCCTCCACAGGTCTTATTGACACCACTTGGAGTGCTGTGCGCATCGGCCTCTACGCCAAACATCTGGAGAACTGGCTTCAGTACTTCCCCTtgtctcattttctgtttgttagcGGTGAGCGGCTCGTGTCTGATCCAGCTGGGGAGATGGGACGAGTTCAGGACTTTCTGGGTTTGAAAAGGGTCGTTTCAGAAAAACACTTCTACTTCAACCAGACCAAAGGTTTTCCCTGCCTGAAGAAGCCAGAGGGGAGCAGTAGACCTCGCTGTCTTGGAAAGTCAAAGGGCAGACCTCATCCCCAGATCTCCCCCAAGGTCCTGCAGAGGCTCAGGGACTTCTACAGACCCTTCAACCACCGTTTCTACCAGATGAGTGGACAAGACTTTGGCTGGGATTAA